TCAATCGGGCGATGTGCAAATTTATAATGCGCACGATACCGGCGAACGTTACAGCGCACCCAATACAATCACCAATCAAGCGAATACGATGATTGAACTCGGAACTGTTATTTATTCAAACGATAACAATCCGATGCTTACGGTGATTGCAGATACTTGTGGCGAACACGATACGCTTGGAAGCGGATGTTCTGCCGAAGGAAACGTTGTGCGTTACACCGACAAAACGCGTTACATGCACAGCTGCCGCGATACTTTTGTGAGAACGCTTGAAGATTACGACATGAGCAAACACGATCAAGTCTGTAACTTAAACTTTTTTACAAAAGTCATCTTGGATGATAAAGGGCGCTTGGAATTTGCCGATGGCATTTCGGGACCTGGAAAATACATCGAGATGCGCGCAGAAATGGATGTGTTGTTTTTGCTTTCGGATTGTTCACAATTAAATAATCCGTGTAACGATTATAATCCAACTCCAATTCGCATGGTCGTTTTCGATGAATAAATTTATCTATAGAGATTTTACGCGCAAAGCTTTAGACGAAGCTTACGATAATACAAATGCTGTTTCAAACAGTGCAGAAATTTTGCAAGGTTTTGAAACTCGCAGTGAAATTTTATCAAAAGAATATCGCGATACAATGGATATTTCTTATGGTATTTTTCCGCGCGAAAAATTTGATTACTTCGCAGGCGAAAAAGGCAAAGGAATTTTTGTCTTTATTCATGGCGGATATTGGCAAATGCGAAATAAAAATACATTTCGTTTTTTGGCAAAAGGTCCACTGTCTCAAGGCTTTCACGTAGCCTCTATAGGTTACACTCTCGCGCCCGATGC
The Hallerella porci DNA segment above includes these coding regions:
- a CDS encoding DUF1989 domain-containing protein, giving the protein MNSKLKESPRKIENAVYDVTVYAGEGKMLPLKKGQVLRLIDVEGNQSGDVQIYNAHDTGERYSAPNTITNQANTMIELGTVIYSNDNNPMLTVIADTCGEHDTLGSGCSAEGNVVRYTDKTRYMHSCRDTFVRTLEDYDMSKHDQVCNLNFFTKVILDDKGRLEFADGISGPGKYIEMRAEMDVLFLLSDCSQLNNPCNDYNPTPIRMVVFDE